In a genomic window of Salegentibacter salegens:
- a CDS encoding DUF748 domain-containing protein: MSDNGNRKKYRKKRYVLPILIVSLLIIGRIALPYILENYVTKTLNNIPGYEGSVSDIDLSLWRGAYQIEGLILQEENSQGEKPLLDFPYSDISIDWRSLFKGKIVSEIEMQDPNFNYIFENQEEEDEADVEDWTEALTNLVPIDINHFAVHNGTANFVEVSADPQISLFLKQISLEAHNLSNVVDKEKELPSHLWANAVSMGGGDVEIHGNLNLLKQIPDIDMEFSLKKAEATSLNDITRRYAGVDFESGTFELYSEVAIADGFLKGYIKPMLINTKLLSKNDEGGFFKTLWEGFVGFFKFVLKNQGTDTLATRVPLEGDLNKVESGVWTTVLNIFKNAWIEAFKGSIDKDIEFEDAKQESVEE, translated from the coding sequence ATGAGTGATAATGGGAACAGAAAAAAATACCGTAAGAAAAGGTATGTATTGCCTATTCTTATTGTTTCGTTATTAATTATTGGCAGGATCGCACTTCCTTATATTTTAGAAAATTATGTTACCAAAACTCTTAATAATATTCCCGGCTACGAAGGCAGTGTTTCAGATATTGATCTATCCCTTTGGCGTGGCGCCTACCAAATAGAAGGTTTAATCTTACAGGAAGAGAATTCCCAGGGAGAAAAACCACTTTTAGACTTTCCGTATAGCGATATTTCTATAGATTGGCGCTCTTTATTTAAAGGAAAGATTGTTAGTGAAATTGAAATGCAAGATCCTAATTTCAATTATATTTTCGAAAATCAGGAAGAGGAAGATGAAGCAGATGTTGAAGATTGGACTGAAGCCCTCACTAATTTGGTACCAATAGATATCAACCATTTTGCAGTGCATAACGGGACTGCGAATTTTGTAGAAGTATCTGCCGATCCACAAATCAGCTTGTTTTTAAAACAGATTAGTTTGGAAGCGCATAACCTTAGTAATGTTGTGGACAAAGAGAAAGAACTTCCCTCCCACTTGTGGGCCAATGCTGTTTCTATGGGTGGTGGCGATGTTGAAATTCACGGAAATTTAAATTTGCTAAAACAAATCCCTGATATAGATATGGAATTTAGCCTGAAGAAAGCTGAAGCCACGTCTTTAAATGATATTACCCGCCGATATGCCGGAGTGGATTTTGAAAGTGGAACCTTTGAATTATATAGCGAAGTTGCTATAGCCGACGGATTTTTAAAAGGTTATATAAAACCGATGTTAATCAACACAAAACTTCTTTCAAAGAATGACGAAGGCGGTTTCTTTAAGACATTATGGGAAGGTTTCGTTGGTTTCTTTAAGTTTGTTCTTAAAAACCAGGGTACCGATACTCTGGCTACTCGCGTTCCTTTGGAAGGAGATTTAAATAAGGTGGAATCTGGCGTTTGGACAACAGTTTTAAACATTTTTAAAAATGCCTGGATAGAAGCTTTCAAGGGTTCTATAGATAAAGATATTGAGTTTGAAGACGCTAAGCAGGAAAGCGTAGAAGAATAG